One window of Pseudacidobacterium ailaaui genomic DNA carries:
- a CDS encoding SET domain-containing protein — protein sequence MALIIRSSAIHAAGCYTTAPIKKGTRVVEYTGPRITKDEADEKYQNSPTTYLFGIGDGSYVIDGHGTAMFINHSCDPNCETDEINGRVWIRAIRDIAAGEELTYDYCLYDGEDEEAPCNCGAANCRKTMYSQEEIRKRRRSNLRTNRGPRK from the coding sequence ATGGCCCTTATCATTCGTTCGTCCGCCATCCATGCGGCAGGCTGCTACACCACTGCGCCAATCAAAAAAGGCACGCGCGTGGTTGAATACACGGGACCTCGCATCACCAAAGACGAGGCCGATGAGAAATATCAGAATTCGCCAACGACTTACCTGTTTGGCATCGGCGACGGATCGTATGTGATAGACGGCCACGGCACGGCCATGTTCATCAATCATTCCTGCGACCCGAATTGCGAAACCGACGAAATCAATGGCCGTGTCTGGATCAGGGCCATCCGCGACATCGCGGCAGGCGAAGAGCTCACCTATGATTATTGTCTTTACGATGGCGAAGACGAAGAAGCGCCCTGCAATTGCGGCGCTGCCAATTGCCGTAAGACCATGTATTCGCAGGAAGAAATCAGAAAGCGCAGACGTTCAAATCTCAGAACAAACCGAGGACCTAGGAAGTAA
- the htpX gene encoding zinc metalloprotease HtpX: MNTFKTALLMTALTLFLLFLGDHFGGRNGLVLAFVFAAGMNFFSYFYSDKLALAMYRAQPVTREELPRVYQVVERLTQRAGLPMPKIYVIPTDSPNAFATGRNPKHASVAVTQGILNLLNDDELEGVLAHELGHVRNRDILTSSIAATLAGAITMLARMGYWASLFGGYGDNRDRERGGGGLGALFMLILAPIAATLIQLAISRSREYEADATGAHLTGNPYALASALEKLDAYSKRLPMQASPSNAHLFIVQPLVSARDFANLFSTHPPIPKRIERLIGRPGLYGTSDR, translated from the coding sequence ATGAATACCTTCAAAACTGCTCTCTTAATGACTGCGCTTACGCTGTTTCTCCTCTTTCTTGGGGACCATTTTGGCGGGCGCAATGGACTGGTCCTGGCCTTTGTCTTTGCTGCCGGAATGAACTTTTTCAGCTACTTTTACTCAGACAAGCTGGCGCTGGCCATGTACCGGGCGCAGCCAGTCACACGCGAGGAACTTCCCCGTGTCTACCAGGTAGTCGAGCGGCTCACCCAGCGCGCTGGACTTCCGATGCCGAAGATCTATGTCATTCCCACGGATTCACCCAATGCCTTTGCTACAGGACGCAATCCTAAGCACGCATCTGTGGCCGTAACACAGGGCATACTGAATCTTTTAAACGACGACGAACTCGAAGGCGTTCTCGCCCACGAGCTCGGACATGTGCGAAATCGTGACATTCTCACCAGCTCGATCGCTGCCACTCTGGCCGGCGCCATCACCATGCTGGCGCGCATGGGCTATTGGGCCTCGCTTTTTGGCGGCTATGGCGACAACCGTGATCGGGAGCGCGGCGGAGGCGGTCTTGGCGCTCTCTTCATGCTGATTCTGGCCCCAATTGCCGCCACACTCATCCAGCTTGCGATTTCACGCTCGCGCGAATATGAGGCTGATGCCACAGGTGCGCATCTCACTGGAAACCCTTATGCCCTGGCCAGCGCGCTGGAAAAGCTCGATGCCTACTCCAAGCGCCTGCCCATGCAGGCTTCCCCCTCCAACGCGCATCTGTTCATTGTGCAACCCTTGGTAAGCGCCCGCGACTTTGCCAACCTTTTCTCCACCCACCCGCCCATCCCCAAACGGATTGAGCGACTCATTGGCCGTCCCGGTCTTTACGGCACATCTGACCGCTAA
- a CDS encoding DUF4149 domain-containing protein: MKTTLRALILLLIVLWIGGIMFFPIVAATAFSSLPDTHAAGTIVGKCLRILHEEGLFSGMLLVVLLVIASRVDASGRHAALPVLVTSIMLVLTAFSQFWIIPRMESYRLAAGGAIDAVAANDPNRVAFNRFHVISERVEEGVLVAGLVLVFLIAADREAKRD; this comes from the coding sequence ATGAAGACCACTCTTCGCGCTCTCATTCTGCTCCTGATTGTTCTCTGGATCGGTGGAATCATGTTCTTTCCCATCGTCGCGGCCACGGCCTTTTCTTCCCTGCCCGATACTCACGCCGCCGGCACCATCGTGGGGAAATGCCTCCGCATCCTCCACGAGGAAGGACTTTTTTCAGGAATGCTGCTTGTCGTGCTTCTCGTGATTGCATCTCGCGTGGATGCATCGGGTCGCCACGCGGCCCTGCCGGTTCTGGTAACGTCCATCATGCTGGTACTCACTGCCTTCTCCCAGTTCTGGATCATTCCCAGGATGGAAAGTTACCGTCTCGCTGCTGGAGGTGCCATTGATGCCGTGGCTGCAAATGATCCCAATCGCGTGGCGTTTAACAGGTTCCATGTCATCTCCGAACGCGTAGAGGAAGGTGTGCTTGTAGCAGGGCTTGTCCTCGTCTTTCTAATAGCAGCAGACCGGGAAGCGAAACGGGACTGA
- a CDS encoding flagellar hook capping FlgD N-terminal domain-containing protein has translation MQAQLNHPAAAALDATSNSSSSASSTGSGTEITANDFLTLLVAEMKNQDPTATTDPNAYIDQLVQVNSLEQLIQINQEVGSLGTGSSTGTSSTSSTGSGSSPQLLAGHLASAAHVLANALAPHSSNQAASETRSTFTQNGQNV, from the coding sequence ATGCAGGCACAACTCAATCATCCGGCGGCGGCAGCGCTGGATGCTACGTCGAATTCAAGCAGCTCCGCCTCCTCAACCGGTAGCGGCACAGAGATCACAGCTAATGATTTCCTGACCCTGCTGGTGGCGGAGATGAAAAATCAGGACCCGACGGCCACGACGGACCCCAACGCATACATTGATCAGCTTGTGCAGGTCAACAGCCTTGAACAACTGATCCAGATCAATCAGGAGGTGGGTAGCTTGGGCACTGGTTCGAGCACCGGCACGTCCAGCACTTCCAGTACCGGATCCGGCAGCAGCCCTCAGCTGTTGGCCGGACATCTGGCAAGTGCGGCACATGTTCTGGCCAATGCGCTGGCTCCTCATAGCAGCAACCAGGCCGCTTCGGAAACCCGATCGACCTTCACTCAAAACGGGCAGAACGTCTGA
- a CDS encoding flagellar hook protein FlgE: MPSFFIPLSGLESDNTALNTIANNLANMNTVAYKSQNVQFSDLFYQQVGESGSGDPEQVGAGTKVGAIVTDFSSGTTTPSTGNPQDVALNGDGFFVVENNGTQEYTRAGNFTLGSDGHLLTQGGQQVMGYPALNGVVNTNAPLTAIQIPVGQVEQPKATSSLSVTANLDASAATGTSVQGEVTLYDSLGVSHVATVDFQKTGPGTWTYNISLPAGDSTGSVNTTGTLTFDANGNLTSPATNPTVQFTGLADGANPISFTWNLYDSSGKGTIDQVASASGSGIASITQDGYEAGQYSGFTVDSNGVVSATFSNSQTQVIGQLAVASVTNEQGLTRLGDGNYQTTLASGQATIGTAGTGGRGTIQDNAIEGSNVDISTQFADLIVAQRAFEANAKSVTTFDTVTQDTINMVH; the protein is encoded by the coding sequence ATGCCATCTTTTTTTATTCCACTCTCAGGTCTTGAGTCTGATAATACGGCGCTCAATACCATAGCCAACAACCTTGCCAATATGAACACGGTGGCTTACAAGAGCCAGAATGTGCAGTTCAGTGATCTGTTTTATCAACAGGTCGGAGAAAGTGGTTCGGGAGATCCAGAACAGGTTGGAGCAGGGACCAAGGTCGGTGCGATTGTCACGGATTTTTCCTCTGGAACCACAACGCCTTCGACGGGAAATCCGCAAGATGTGGCCCTGAATGGGGACGGATTTTTTGTGGTGGAAAACAATGGCACGCAGGAGTACACGCGCGCGGGGAACTTTACGCTGGGGTCCGACGGGCACCTTCTGACCCAGGGCGGACAGCAGGTGATGGGTTATCCTGCACTCAACGGCGTAGTGAACACGAACGCCCCTCTCACGGCCATCCAAATTCCTGTCGGTCAGGTGGAGCAGCCGAAGGCGACCTCTTCCCTCTCAGTGACGGCAAATCTTGACGCCTCGGCGGCGACGGGGACATCGGTTCAGGGCGAGGTGACGCTGTATGACTCTCTGGGAGTTTCCCATGTAGCGACGGTGGATTTTCAGAAGACCGGCCCGGGCACCTGGACCTATAACATTTCCCTTCCCGCTGGCGATTCTACTGGAAGCGTGAACACCACAGGCACGCTGACTTTTGATGCGAATGGGAACCTGACCTCGCCGGCCACGAACCCGACGGTCCAGTTTACGGGGCTGGCCGACGGGGCCAATCCTATCAGTTTTACCTGGAACCTTTATGACTCCAGTGGCAAGGGGACCATTGACCAGGTGGCTTCCGCCTCCGGTTCCGGAATCGCTTCGATAACGCAGGATGGATACGAGGCGGGCCAATACAGCGGTTTCACTGTTGACTCGAACGGCGTCGTTTCGGCCACCTTCAGTAATTCACAAACACAGGTGATTGGCCAGCTGGCTGTTGCCAGCGTGACCAATGAGCAGGGTCTGACCCGGCTGGGGGACGGGAACTATCAGACGACCCTGGCCTCGGGACAGGCGACGATCGGCACGGCCGGTACAGGTGGTCGAGGGACGATCCAGGACAATGCCATTGAGGGCTCGAATGTGGACATCTCGACGCAATTTGCGGATCTGATTGTGGCCCAGAGAGCATTTGAAGCGAATGCCAAGTCTGTGACTACATTTGATACGGTCACTCAGGACACGATCAACATGGTCCACTAA
- the aroF gene encoding 3-deoxy-7-phosphoheptulonate synthase, whose product MLVVMKAQATPEEIQAVCSHIQQLGFRPHPLPGAQRTAIGITGNHGQIDQGILEELPGVSEVIQVSKPYKLVSRDAKEEDTIIRFPGTDASIGGRDLAMIAGPCSIESREQAFAIAEKVATAGARFFRGGAYKPRTSPYSFQGLGEEALQIMAEVRETFGLLIVSEAIDNEALELVDQYADVIQIGARNMQNFSLLKAAGRKRKPVLLKRGIAATLEEFLMAAEYIMSEGNYQVILCERGVRTFADHTRNTLDLSIVPAVKRLSHLPILVDPSHGTGKRNKVIPLGRAAVAVGCDGLIVEVHHQPDKALSDGAQSIFPEQFAQLMDEASQIAAVLHRNVPHGLQLTEAVSAK is encoded by the coding sequence ATGCTTGTCGTCATGAAAGCGCAGGCCACTCCGGAAGAGATCCAGGCCGTCTGCAGCCACATTCAGCAATTGGGCTTCCGGCCCCACCCACTGCCTGGAGCGCAGCGCACTGCCATTGGCATCACCGGCAACCACGGCCAAATCGATCAGGGGATCCTTGAAGAGCTTCCCGGTGTTTCTGAGGTCATTCAGGTTTCCAAGCCATACAAGCTGGTCAGCCGCGACGCCAAAGAAGAAGACACCATCATCCGTTTTCCGGGCACGGATGCTTCCATCGGCGGGCGTGATCTGGCCATGATCGCCGGCCCCTGCTCCATTGAGTCTCGTGAACAGGCCTTTGCCATCGCAGAAAAGGTGGCAACAGCGGGTGCCCGGTTCTTTCGCGGAGGCGCCTACAAACCTCGCACATCTCCTTATTCCTTTCAGGGACTCGGCGAAGAGGCCCTTCAGATTATGGCCGAGGTCCGCGAAACCTTTGGGCTTCTGATTGTTTCTGAAGCCATTGATAACGAGGCACTTGAACTGGTAGACCAGTATGCCGATGTCATCCAGATCGGTGCCCGGAATATGCAGAATTTCTCCTTACTGAAGGCCGCAGGACGCAAACGCAAACCTGTTCTGCTCAAGCGCGGCATTGCAGCCACGCTCGAAGAATTTCTTATGGCCGCCGAATACATTATGAGCGAGGGCAATTATCAGGTCATTCTTTGCGAGCGCGGTGTGCGCACCTTCGCTGACCACACGCGCAACACCCTCGACCTCAGCATTGTGCCTGCGGTCAAGCGTCTCAGTCACCTGCCTATCCTCGTGGACCCGAGCCATGGCACAGGCAAGCGCAACAAAGTCATTCCCCTCGGGCGGGCCGCTGTCGCCGTCGGCTGCGATGGCCTCATTGTAGAAGTCCATCACCAGCCAGATAAGGCCCTTTCTGATGGCGCGCAGTCCATCTTCCCGGAACAATTCGCACAGCTTATGGATGAGGCCTCGCAGATCGCCGCTGTCCTGCACCGAAATGTTCCTCACGGCCTACAGTTAACGGAAGCAGTCAGCGCAAAATAA
- a CDS encoding beta-propeller fold lactonase family protein → MLKPAKNLLALKLGEKPSDAPSPQRVQRALLFASLFLCGILTACRPHDFPQFPANYREYAYVTNGGSNTVTVLDLVNLRLDRVLSVGTNPTGIAANPTRNEVYVVNTSSGTVSVIDTEKNAVVATIPVHSRPYFIDVDARGERAYVANSGSNNVSVLDLKARREIAAIGAGEAPGMARISPDGNSLIVTNRVSNSVIILDPHSYKLRASFNGCPAATDAVVLPDSSKTFIACSGGHQVMAIGLARPTSPLASEQSDRLLAFLDVGQTPVHLALKPDGGEIFVSNFNSDTISEIATSTNEVGGAYLIGAHPVRSIVSPDNSTLWVSNFNADAIGVYSIEDGKRVNTIPVGSGPDALAFSSEGHLLLVADTRSGDISVVRVISRTPSGTTRTGALFTMLPAGKQPNAIVVKAFRIR, encoded by the coding sequence ATGCTCAAACCAGCAAAAAACCTGCTCGCCCTCAAGCTCGGCGAAAAACCATCGGATGCCCCGTCCCCTCAAAGAGTCCAAAGAGCATTGCTCTTTGCCTCTCTGTTCCTTTGCGGCATTCTTACCGCCTGCCGGCCCCATGATTTTCCGCAGTTTCCCGCCAACTACCGTGAGTATGCTTACGTCACCAACGGGGGTAGCAATACGGTCACCGTCCTCGACCTGGTGAACCTCCGCCTGGACCGCGTCCTTTCCGTCGGCACCAATCCCACCGGAATCGCCGCCAACCCCACCCGCAATGAAGTCTATGTTGTCAACACCAGCAGCGGAACGGTGAGCGTCATTGACACAGAAAAAAATGCTGTCGTTGCCACCATCCCAGTCCACAGCAGACCCTATTTCATTGATGTGGACGCCAGAGGCGAACGCGCTTATGTTGCAAACTCCGGATCCAATAATGTTTCCGTGCTCGACCTCAAAGCCAGGCGCGAAATCGCCGCCATTGGTGCCGGAGAAGCCCCGGGAATGGCCCGCATCTCTCCGGACGGCAACAGTCTTATCGTCACCAACCGGGTCAGCAACAGCGTCATCATCTTAGACCCCCACTCCTACAAACTCCGCGCCTCCTTTAATGGGTGCCCAGCGGCGACCGATGCCGTCGTCCTGCCGGATTCATCAAAGACTTTCATTGCCTGCTCCGGCGGACATCAGGTCATGGCCATCGGACTGGCGCGCCCGACCAGCCCCCTGGCCAGCGAACAATCCGACCGCCTCCTCGCCTTCCTCGATGTCGGCCAGACCCCGGTCCACCTTGCTTTAAAACCAGACGGCGGCGAAATCTTCGTCTCCAACTTCAACAGCGACACGATCTCAGAAATCGCCACCAGTACAAATGAAGTGGGAGGGGCCTACCTGATTGGCGCACATCCGGTCCGCTCCATCGTCAGTCCGGACAACTCCACCCTTTGGGTCAGTAACTTCAATGCTGACGCAATCGGAGTCTATTCCATCGAGGACGGAAAGCGCGTCAATACCATTCCAGTTGGCAGCGGTCCTGACGCCCTTGCCTTCTCATCGGAAGGACACCTGTTGCTGGTGGCCGACACCCGATCCGGAGACATCTCTGTCGTGCGCGTCATCAGCCGTACTCCCTCGGGAACGACGCGTACCGGCGCGCTCTTCACCATGTTGCCCGCCGGTAAGCAGCCCAATGCCATCGTGGTCAAGGCCTTTCGCATCAGATAG
- a CDS encoding FUSC family protein, which yields MSAPLQPQGYLQEVAWFEWQKFCWTTATRSSIAIAVCLAAGLLSGHPGGGMVAAAGAFTAGMGSFQRIGRSCILPMFLASIATPISTGIGMVLGHESIWFVFIAGLWALGYGLLAESAGGTSWVGQQCVIVLLVGSAFHVNAAAVLPRSLLMLAGGLLQTGITTAVIYFTPDRPGSFRPKTAPFLDPMLRQQIGSWHQCFSLRSSGCIFAFRQALTIGVAAEIYRRLNIPSGYWVAMTALLVLKRDFRTTLVRGFARLAGTLLGAGISGVLARFLHLSPLTLSILVVIFAWTAISVTNVNYALYVLNLTAYIAFLLALNGLPPVQVIHRRALCTALGGVLAIFAHLDVLRRTGHPPGRPE from the coding sequence ATGAGCGCTCCCTTACAACCACAAGGTTATCTGCAGGAAGTAGCGTGGTTTGAGTGGCAGAAGTTTTGCTGGACGACGGCCACCCGTTCCTCAATTGCCATTGCAGTCTGCCTCGCAGCCGGACTCCTCAGCGGGCATCCGGGCGGTGGAATGGTTGCGGCCGCCGGGGCCTTTACCGCGGGCATGGGCTCTTTCCAGCGCATCGGACGTTCCTGCATTCTGCCCATGTTTCTGGCCAGCATCGCCACCCCCATTTCCACCGGCATTGGCATGGTGCTGGGGCATGAAAGTATCTGGTTTGTCTTCATTGCCGGACTCTGGGCTTTGGGCTATGGTCTGCTCGCAGAATCTGCTGGCGGAACAAGCTGGGTCGGACAGCAATGCGTGATCGTACTTCTGGTGGGCAGCGCATTTCATGTCAACGCCGCCGCTGTTCTTCCCCGCAGCCTGCTCATGCTCGCAGGCGGACTGCTCCAGACAGGCATCACCACAGCCGTCATTTATTTCACTCCGGACAGGCCCGGCTCATTCCGACCCAAAACCGCGCCTTTTCTTGACCCCATGCTTCGTCAGCAGATTGGCAGCTGGCACCAATGCTTTTCACTACGCTCTTCCGGGTGTATCTTCGCCTTCCGACAGGCCCTCACCATCGGAGTTGCCGCCGAGATCTATCGCCGCCTGAACATCCCCAGCGGGTACTGGGTCGCCATGACTGCTCTTTTAGTACTGAAGCGTGACTTTCGGACTACGCTGGTGCGTGGCTTCGCGCGTCTTGCCGGAACTCTGCTGGGAGCTGGTATCTCCGGCGTTCTGGCCCGGTTTCTGCATCTTTCCCCGCTCACGTTGTCCATTCTTGTGGTGATATTCGCCTGGACGGCCATCTCTGTTACCAACGTGAACTATGCCCTGTATGTCCTCAACCTGACCGCATACATTGCTTTTCTGCTGGCCCTGAACGGACTGCCTCCAGTCCAGGTCATCCACCGGCGTGCCCTGTGCACCGCGCTCGGAGGAGTACTCGCCATCTTTGCGCATCTTGATGTTTTACGGAGAACCGGACACCCACCCGGGCGCCCGGAATAA
- a CDS encoding TonB-dependent receptor, which yields MKHTWFKGLKLFAAVSLVFLVQWFSLGISKAQSNISGDITGTVTDPSGAAVSNAQITVTSESNGQIKTTVTNGTGDFRVPLLSPGAYKISVTATGFQAATLNATVSAGTITPVNVMLSVGQGVTTVQVTGTEIPVLHTDDAQVSTSFSLQQIQTLPNPGNDLTFVAQTTPGAVMNTQGGYGNFATNGLPATANTFTVNGGYEGDPYLNLNNSGATNLLLGNNDVDTVTVITNAYDAAFGGLGGAQVNEISRSGGNAFHGNATYWWNGRIMNANSYFNKQAGSPRNFDNANQWAAAVGGPIKKDKAFWFVDYEGIRVIIPVRGTAYGPSPAYQAAVLGPAGQNSPLTPYGNLADNGNSSEAPLYQTIFNYYNNAPNWKSGYQDPNDPDSWIFNGQTTNFGREWLITGRTDFNLSDDDHLFVHFKVDKGVQPTATSFLNPIFNAESPQPSYEGQLNETHTFSSYLTNQFLFAASYYRAIFTNTNATKLAQTVPFVLIPEGNASGGDWDLGANSSEWVGNADYAFPQGRNVTGYQFNDDLSWTKAAHTIKLGFTMRRDDITDFTSSEHNVAFAGGENFILDQGDFAAGYSDEWAERIPLRLSNPVALYVMGAYLQDQWKVLPNFTLTYGLRLEHNSNPICLTKCIANFSQDFSSLSTASTTPYNTLISANRKRAFFDQQNVAWEPRIGFAWLPEGADSKTTVRGGFGMFANYFPAQIMGNLLSNPPDVDRWTVLGAIYGNPITVDTQNSASGHAISVTSDKLFQQQFPQGGSYASLYAASGGVFRRPTVTSVAHKVYLPTFEEWSLAVEREVAKNTVVSVTYIGNHGYHEPVPRMPNAYDAVPGTNATLPSRLPNKSFASVTEYYSGASSNFNGLIATATSRRKWLTMQFNYAYGHALDEISNGGFDAFGVNPVGQINPYDLHQNYGNADYDTRHYISANYAITVPYWGGPHVVTDDWEIAGTIFHNSGYPFSVYDNTGNNIYGNAALAKQLDNNFNHHCGGGSHTTTPCEFASHFTSSTDFGQQRRNQLYGPNYTDFDLDLTKGFRIHGWDSARLKVGAQFFNLFNHPNFQIPYADVTYGSSNGIIYTTANTPTSILGAFLGGDASPRLIQLKASFNF from the coding sequence ATGAAACATACTTGGTTTAAAGGTCTGAAGCTGTTTGCAGCAGTCAGCCTTGTTTTCCTGGTTCAGTGGTTCTCGCTGGGTATCTCCAAAGCCCAATCGAATATTTCAGGCGACATTACCGGAACAGTTACAGATCCGTCCGGTGCCGCTGTATCGAATGCACAAATTACAGTTACCAGTGAAAGCAATGGTCAGATAAAAACGACAGTAACCAATGGAACAGGCGATTTCCGTGTTCCGCTGCTCTCTCCCGGAGCCTACAAGATTTCTGTGACTGCGACAGGGTTCCAAGCCGCTACCTTAAATGCGACTGTATCGGCAGGGACTATCACGCCGGTGAATGTCATGCTCAGCGTGGGACAGGGCGTTACGACGGTCCAAGTGACGGGGACGGAAATTCCCGTTCTGCATACGGATGATGCTCAGGTCTCGACCAGTTTTAGCCTGCAGCAAATCCAGACCCTTCCGAATCCGGGAAATGACCTGACCTTTGTGGCCCAGACCACCCCTGGGGCCGTAATGAACACGCAGGGTGGGTATGGAAATTTTGCGACGAACGGTCTTCCTGCTACGGCCAACACGTTTACCGTGAATGGTGGTTACGAAGGAGACCCCTACCTGAACCTGAATAATTCGGGAGCAACGAACCTTCTGCTCGGAAATAATGACGTCGATACCGTTACGGTCATCACGAATGCCTATGATGCAGCTTTTGGTGGCTTGGGTGGCGCGCAGGTGAACGAGATCAGCCGCTCGGGTGGCAATGCCTTCCATGGAAATGCGACCTACTGGTGGAATGGCCGCATTATGAACGCCAACAGCTACTTCAACAAGCAGGCTGGATCGCCGCGAAATTTTGACAATGCGAACCAGTGGGCAGCTGCCGTCGGGGGGCCAATTAAAAAGGACAAGGCATTCTGGTTCGTGGACTATGAAGGCATCCGCGTCATTATTCCTGTGCGCGGAACGGCCTATGGCCCGAGCCCGGCTTACCAGGCCGCTGTTCTTGGTCCCGCCGGGCAGAACAGCCCTCTCACTCCGTATGGAAATCTTGCGGACAACGGAAATTCCAGTGAGGCACCCCTTTATCAGACAATTTTTAATTACTACAACAACGCGCCGAACTGGAAATCGGGTTACCAGGACCCAAATGATCCCGACTCCTGGATCTTTAATGGACAGACGACAAACTTTGGCCGTGAGTGGTTAATCACCGGTAGAACGGACTTCAATCTCTCCGATGATGATCATCTGTTTGTTCACTTCAAGGTCGATAAGGGTGTACAGCCCACGGCCACGAGCTTCCTCAATCCAATTTTCAACGCGGAAAGCCCGCAGCCTTCCTATGAGGGGCAGCTCAATGAGACCCATACCTTCTCTTCTTATCTGACCAACCAGTTTCTGTTTGCAGCCAGTTACTACCGCGCAATCTTTACGAATACCAATGCGACCAAGCTCGCGCAAACGGTTCCATTTGTTCTTATTCCAGAGGGAAATGCTAGCGGTGGCGACTGGGACCTGGGAGCAAATTCCTCGGAATGGGTCGGCAACGCGGATTACGCTTTCCCCCAGGGCCGCAATGTAACTGGATATCAGTTTAACGATGATCTGAGCTGGACCAAGGCCGCGCACACCATCAAGCTCGGCTTCACCATGCGCCGGGACGACATCACGGACTTCACGTCCAGTGAACACAACGTGGCGTTTGCTGGTGGTGAAAACTTTATTTTAGACCAGGGGGACTTTGCCGCAGGTTATTCTGACGAATGGGCGGAGCGCATTCCTTTGCGCTTGAGCAACCCGGTTGCACTCTATGTGATGGGGGCCTACCTGCAGGACCAGTGGAAGGTCCTTCCTAACTTCACGCTGACATATGGCCTGCGGCTGGAGCACAATTCAAATCCAATTTGTCTGACCAAATGCATTGCGAATTTCAGCCAGGACTTCTCTTCTCTGAGCACGGCATCTACAACGCCGTATAACACATTGATCTCAGCCAACCGGAAGCGTGCGTTCTTTGATCAGCAGAATGTTGCATGGGAGCCGCGCATTGGTTTTGCATGGCTGCCCGAGGGGGCCGATTCCAAGACGACCGTCCGCGGTGGTTTCGGAATGTTTGCAAATTACTTCCCGGCGCAGATCATGGGCAATCTTCTTTCCAATCCGCCCGATGTAGACCGTTGGACGGTTTTGGGTGCAATTTATGGAAACCCGATCACGGTGGACACACAGAATTCCGCCAGCGGCCATGCAATCTCCGTGACCTCCGATAAGCTTTTCCAGCAGCAGTTTCCGCAGGGCGGCAGCTATGCAAGTCTGTATGCTGCTTCAGGAGGCGTTTTCCGGCGTCCTACAGTAACATCTGTGGCCCATAAGGTCTATCTGCCGACATTTGAAGAGTGGAGCCTGGCAGTGGAGCGGGAAGTAGCGAAAAACACAGTGGTCAGCGTGACTTATATTGGAAATCACGGTTACCACGAGCCTGTGCCCAGGATGCCGAATGCATATGACGCTGTCCCCGGGACAAATGCCACTCTGCCTTCCAGGCTGCCGAATAAGTCCTTTGCTTCCGTCACGGAGTACTACAGTGGCGCAAGCTCAAACTTCAATGGTTTGATTGCAACAGCTACAAGCCGCCGTAAGTGGCTGACCATGCAATTTAACTATGCTTATGGTCATGCTTTGGACGAGATCTCCAATGGCGGGTTCGATGCTTTTGGCGTCAATCCAGTCGGACAGATCAATCCTTATGACCTGCATCAGAATTATGGGAATGCCGATTATGATACACGGCATTACATCTCAGCAAACTACGCCATTACGGTCCCCTACTGGGGAGGTCCTCACGTCGTGACCGATGACTGGGAGATTGCCGGAACGATTTTTCATAATTCCGGATATCCTTTCTCGGTGTATGACAACACGGGAAACAATATTTACGGCAATGCAGCGCTTGCCAAACAGCTTGATAACAACTTCAATCATCACTGCGGCGGGGGATCCCATACGACCACTCCGTGCGAATTTGCTTCCCATTTCACCAGTTCGACGGATTTCGGGCAGCAGCGCCGCAACCAGCTTTATGGTCCGAACTACACAGACTTCGATCTGGACCTGACGAAGGGTTTCAGGATCCATGGCTGGGATTCAGCGAGGTTGAAGGTAGGAGCACAGTTCTTCAATCTGTTTAACCATCCGAACTTCCAGATTCCATATGCGGATGTGACCTATGGAAGCTCTAATGGCATTATCTACACCACGGCCAACACACCTACCTCGATTCTTGGTGCGTTTCTGGGTGGAGATGCTTCCCCGCGTCTCATCCAGTTGAAGGCCAGCTTTAACTTCTAA